TGAAACAGTTACACTGATTACATTTATAAACAGTTAAAGTAGGATCTCCGTGTTGTATTACATCCATCTTAATTCTACACTCGAACCTGTATATAGAAGtactcaatatatttatgatttCTTCACTTGAGCACTTTTCAAAAATGTGTTTTATCCACAAGTTATTATCTGCAGGCAAataataactgtcaaaatgtaACAATTTCAACAGGATTCCTTTTTCATGCACAGTTTGATGGGCTTTGTAACATTCTTCATCGatgtttaaattacaaatattgCAAACTATTGTATTTATCACATTTTCCTCAGACTCGTAATGACTCTGACTGTGTTCTACTGCTTTATCATATGTGTCAACAGAAACTGAACAATTTCGACAagtatatactatatattccATACTATCTGGTGCATTTAGTAATGTCGCATCGTTGGTATGTAATTCTGTTTGGTGGCATTCATGTTTAGAACTGTCACCTTCATTGTTTTCAGTTTCATGTTTATCAGTTATTTGATCTAAATTGCTAGTGATAACACTAACAGTAGATTGCGAATTCTTGGATTCCATCACCTTAGTATTATCCGTTATATATTGATGAAAGCTCATATGCAATTTAAAAGCAGCTTCagataactttatttcgcaaatatGGCACGTTAACGATGACACATCGTTGCATATATGGTTATTCTTAGCCGTTACAGTTAGAAAATGTACAGCACAAGAGGTACATTTTGGATAATCAGGCAAAGGTGGATTCCTAGGCTGGCCATTGTGCAAGTCAAAgaatttgaaatttttcaatgttAAGTTTTTTCTTTCCTCGTGAAGTCTATTATGTAATTCAAAAGAAGAGCTGCTAAATTTAAGACCACAGTATTTGCAAGGTAATGCTGTAATGTTTATGCAATTGTCTTGTATATGACTACTTTTTCTAGACTGGATTTCGAAGCATTTACAAGTTACACAAAAGTAATTTGATAGATTGCATTCGTCTACAAGTTGCTTTCTATTATTCAACTTAGGCATAGGAAGATCAATTGGGCGCCCActatataaatcatataatttaaaattattgacTGATAGGTCTTTGTTTTCCTTGTGTAAACGTTTGTGTGTCTTCATAGATGCTGCGGTAAATCTTAGACTACAGAGTTTGCAAGTTATTTTGGACAAACTGTTGCACTGAGCCTGTAAATGGACCTTTTGCGTAAATATGGACACGAAGCATTTACAAGTTTCACAAAAGTAATATTTCAAGTTACGCTTTAGACGTTTGCCTTCAATGCGCAAAGGTTGCTTTGTTTGCATAATTTCAGCTTCATTAGTCGCTTTAACAGGTACATTCAGTTTCTTATTTAGTTCTTCCGGTTTACGAGAATTCATAGGTTGCCCGTTCTGCaggttataaattttaaaattatttagtgTCAAATCTTTATTTTCTTTGTGTTGACATATATGTGTCTCTATGGAGTTTTTAGTAATCGTTAAACCACAACTTTCGCAAGTCACTTTATCGATGTTCTTGCAACGTGCCTTTAAATGAAAACCTTTTCTAGATTTGGTTACCAAGCATTCACATGTTTCACAATAGTATAATATCATATTTATGTTTGTGCGCCAATTATCAGCCTCTCTATGTATTTTTGAGTGAAGAGCTTCAGATTCATTGGGTGAAAGTTGCGTTTTATTAGTGATTACAGGGTCTTCAGACTGTTTAAAACCTTTGATGTCTTGGTCATGAGAACTCATCGGTTGACCACTGAATAAATTGACGAATTTAAAATGATTTAATGTGAAGTCTTCCATTTTCTCATGAAGACGTAAATGGGTCATGATAGAACCGTTCGTGAATGTTAGACCACAGTGTTTGCAAGCCGTTTTCGCTAAATTCTTGCAACGAGCTTTTATATGGGTATTTTTCCTAAATTGGGTTACGAAGCACTTGCAAGTTTTACAATAGTAGTATGTCTGACTTAACTTTGTACTTATATTATTATCGTCATCGTATATTATAGATCGTTTTGTTTCTGGTACCGATGACTCAACTTTCGTAGGTCTTCCAATATCTTTAACTTCATTCTCTTCGTACTGATTGATACTTTCATCTTGGGCTTTACTTTCAGAAGGAGCTTTCCAGTTTGATGGCAATTCTAAGTTTGTATCTTCGACTTCACTGTTAGTAAGAGGTACAAGATTTTCAACTCTGCTATTATTGTTTATGGGTTTTATACAATTTTCAAAGTCAGCTTCAATGTGAACATTTGAGAGGTGTGTAGTTTTTAAATCCTCAGGTTCAAAGTCTACAGTTAGTTCTATATACTCGGTTTCATCTCTCATATCATTATCGTCATCGTATGATACAGGTCGTTCTATTTCTGCAACTGTTGACCCAACGTTCGTAGGTCGTCCAGAAGCTTCAACTTCATTTTCTTCATGCAGATCTATACTTTCATACTGAGCATTATTATCCGAAGAAGCTTTAAAGTTTAAAGGCAGTTTTGTATTTACATCTTCGGCTTCACTAGTAAGGTGTACAAGATTTTCAAGTTTGGTATAGTTCTTAATGGGTCTTATTAAATTCTCAAATGAAGTTTCCACGCTTAAAGATCCTTTTAAATTGTCAGTTTCATTATTCACTAGcttttttacattttcaatttcaatatgATCGCTTGAGgggtgtaaaatatttaaattctcAGCTTCAATGTTTGCAGATTGTGTTACGCATTCAACATCAGCGTTGCTGTTTACAAGTCCTATTATACTTTCGACTGTAGCTTGAATGTTAGagaggtatttatattttgtatttgaaacTATTGCTTCATTATTTACAGGACATATCAAATTATCAACATCAGCTATAGTATTAATAGACTGCGTATCATTTTCATTTCGAGCTTGATTGATGGAAATCCGGTTTATATTTTCAACATCAGTTTCATTATTTATAGATGGTTGAGAACATAAATATGTACCTTCAATATTGACAGGTCGGTTTATATTATCAAGATTATCTTCATCGTTATTGTGTTGTATTACACATAGATTTTTAGCTTCAGTAACGTTTGTTGGTTGCTTTACATTAACAAGTTCAGCTTTATAACAAATTGCTTTTTGTGCAACTTCCAATACAGGAGGATCCATTGGTTTGCCATTATAAAGGTTAAAGAACTTCAGATTCTTCAACGACAAGTCACTTTTTTCCTCGTGTAGGCGCCTATGTGTAATCATAGATTGTTTAGTGAACATTAGACCACACAGTTCAcaaataattttagtaattttactaCACCTTGCTTCTAAATGGAAATCTTTTTTAAATTTGGTTACGGAGCATTTACAAGTTTCACAATAATAGTATGTAAAATTACGCCTTGTTTTCcagtttttcttatttttcgcAGATCCTTTGTTTTTTTCAACCGAAGCTGCATTATTCATATTACCCTTTATACTCGTATTATCAGGTACAGGCAATCTCATGCGTAAGCCATTGTATAGGTTAAAGATTTTAAAATTCTTTAATGATAAGTCACTATTTTCCTCGTGTAAACGCATATGTGCAGTCAAAGACTTAGCAGTGACCGACATGCCACAGTGTTTACAAGTCACTTTCGGAAATCTTTTACAGAGTGCTTTTAAGTGGATATTTCTCTTTGTTTTCCTTACGCAACATTTACAAGTCTCGCAGTAGTAATATGTTAGATTCGCCTTTCGGCACATAACTACCTTCTCCTGATTAGTTACTGAAGTTTCTGTAGTGAAACAAAATCTAGATTCATTGTTATCTATCTGCAGTTCTTGTTGTTTATTACTAGTTTGTTCACAAGAATTTGGCTCCAAATCGGTGAGTGTGTCTACATGTGGATTTAAATTTGTTACTTCACGTATTGGAGGACTTATGCGCAAGCCACTGAAAAGGTTAAagaacttaaaacttttgaatgtTAAGCCTTTTATTGCTTGGTGTAGTCGCATATGTGTTGTCATAGACCCTGTTGTAAAAGTTAGACCACAGTATTTGCAAATTGACGTATTCAAATCCTTGCACCGTGCCTCCAagtggacattttttttaaaattcgtTACGGAGCATTTACAAGTTTCACAGaagtaatattttaagtttATCTTCTTACTCATGCCTCCATTATTCACAGGTCGTTTTGTATGTTCCGTTTCAGCTCCATTATTCGCaagttgttttaaaattatactttcaGGTACCGGAGGATCTATGGGCTGGCCATTGTACAGGTTAAACAATTTAAAATTCTTCACTGTCAAGCCTTTTCTTTCCTCGTGTAAACGTGTATGTGTCATTATAGATGCAGTTGTAAATGTAAGACCACAATGCTTACAAGTTGCTTTGGTTATTTTTTTACACATCCTTCGTTTATGGAATTTATAGGTTTTACTGAACTTAGTCGAAAAGCATTGACAAGTCTCACAATAATAATATGTCATATTGCGCCTTCCGAGCGCAGCAGTCCGTTTGGTATTTACAACTCCAGGCATGGCAGGATTTATGGATTGCCCATCGTAGAGGTTAAAGAATTTAAAACTCTTCAATGTCAAGTCTTTCCTTTCTTTGTGTAGGCTTCTGTGTGTCAACATAGATGCAGTAGTGAATGTAAGACCACAGCGCTCGCAAGTCTCTTTAGTCATTTTTTTACAGCGTGCTTCTAAGTGTATTTTCCTCTTTAGTTTGCTTACAAAGCATTTACAAGTTCCGCAATAGTAATATGTTAGATGACGCTTTTGACGGAAATGCTCcttatttttgtctctttctgtaGTATTAGTCGTTGAATATAATCCTGAGGCATTATCTTTTGGTGCCGTATTGTTGTTGTACATAACATTAcatttattgattttatttgaatcaatttTTTCTAAAACCACTTTAACCTCACGAAAgggattttgtattttttgtgaGTTATTGTTTGCTTGATATTTATATGTGGTTGTCTTTACGGGGTTATCAGAAATTACATCACTTTTTATAATAAGATTTCGATAATTCGGTTCCATATGGTCAGATTCGTGAGAGGTTTTTAAATTGTAATCCAAAGACATGTTACAAATTTTGCAGTAAATAAATTTCGAAACTTCTAACCCACAGTCTCGGAAATGATAAAGAAAGCTACTTTCGGCAAAGAGAACCTCGCATTTAGAACACTTGTATAAAATTTTTGTAACATCTACATTTTCCATATTATATACTACGAAGTTGTTCGAAACTGAGTGCTGTCTTTCATGACTTAAGGCATCTTCTTTTTTGAAAATTCGATTACAGATAGTACACTTCCAATTAATTAGCATTTCCATATGCTCAGTATGATTTGCTGCAAATTGTGATGTAGTAAAATGAATGTCacatttattacatttaaataaaatcgaCTTCAACACTGGAACAATCTCagtattttttcttttcatcTGTAGAATGTCGTACAAATGTTCAATTAGACATTTCTGCGTATCAAATGTTTTTTTGCAATGAAAACAATTAATACTCCATCCGGAAGGTTTTTCTTGGTTTACAATTTGACTATCAATATTGGTTTTGGTATTCGGATTTGATTGATGTGGGACTTCCTCATaattaattttatgtatatttataagaTGCTTTTTTAATACATGAGGTGCAACAAATTTTTTGGAACATATTGTGCATCTATGTTGGCGCATGGGTTTATAAAAGACACGTCTGTGTTTTGATACTTTTGGCAGCTTTCCATTATTAAATGTATGCATATTTATTATGTGTTTCTTTAACACATTCaaagaaacacattttttgtcaCAAAATGTGCATTTATATACTCGATGTTCATTAAAATCAGTTTCTTTGTGAAATACTTGTACATGCTTCTCAAAAGCATTAAGTTCTGGGAATAAAATCCCACAAGTGTCACAATATCTTCTCGATTTGTGTAAATAAGACTGTATATCGAGTAACTCAACTTTTGGTTCGTAGGATGTAACCAActcttcaaaataattttcatctATTGAATCTGGATTGAAGTTTGGATCCTTTTCAAAGAACTCATCATTTACGCGGGGCGGGTAATCTTGAACAGAATTTTCCAAATGGTCGCCATCATCATAAACTATGTTCGGTTTAGAACCAAGTATAATTTTATTGGAGTTGAGAAACTGATCTTGAAATACTTTGTTGTCAGGAATCTCCTCTTGTAGATATGGTTTTCTGTCTTGAACTGAACTTGTTGTAGATTCAAATTctgaaagaaaaataatttataagaaTTTAACTACTTCACAATATGCgagtataggtacttataattattatgatagTTCAGTAAAACAATTATATCctcaatacatttttaaaattaaaaaagacaTTTACCACTGTCATAAAAGTTAAAAGAGTAAAACAATTATATCCtcaatacattttaaaaattaaaaaatacatttaccACTGTCATAAAAGTTAAGAACTTCTTTCTTGATTACTGTTACTGAAAACTCAAGCTCGTTTTCCATTATAACTTGTTTCTCCATTAAATCCGGTGTTTCTTTGTCAAAATCATCAGCCATTTTAAAAACTGCAACAAAAAACAGAGtttgaataaatataattttgtatcATTATTCATTTATCTTATAGATTCAGGTTTTgctataataaaattgtaaacattCTAGCTATAATTAGGTACCTTTCTTTAAGTAACAACTATATATAACATTGTTTTCAATCAAACAATCAACATcatttatttgcaagaatactTAATTTTAGTTACAGGTTGTTCTTGCAAGAATTATCAGCCAcagtttttctattctattctaaatggCCGAATTCATTAATGTACTTTGAATGTAACAGCCATTGAAAATAGAAGGGGATACATGTTAGGGCACCTGATACGGCACGATACCTAatacataaaatcaataatcgaagGGCGAATAGAAAAGAAGAGAGGCAGGAGGACCAAGTTAAAGACGTAGTGAGATATCAGGACGGAATGGCGATTATTCCACAGACAAGAGATGTGCGTTCCCATTGAGGGTCCACGTTGGAATTTCGAGCTTTTGAATGTGTCAgtctttagtaaaagttctcaaacgattgtaaattcaaccaataatttgtaaaagtaggcaCTCAAAAGTTACATTCGGTTAAAAGTTACAGTCGTGCATGTCAGGTATCCATATTTCATAATCCACTTCAAATTTACAACTTCTGTAAATGACTACTCTTAGTAAAAGATTTGTAaaactaatttcattaattatgaCTCCGTTATACTAACTCAATACGAAAAAATTGCATGAAGAATGTGGTCCCTCAATTGATCGCGATAAGTTCACACTAAGAGAGAAcaatagtattatttaaaatacaggTGTGACTGAGAGTTAGTAAAAGTACTAGAATCATTGTAAATTCAAGCTTTAGTTTGTAAAAGATGCCATTAAAAAGTTTCAATCGATTACAGGTGGTCCCTCAATTGAAAcgtttgtaataaaaataaatcaatttacgTAACATTTGGTTGTTAAATAGACAATTGCTATAGTCTACTcgttagtaaaaaatatttactaactATTGCTCCATCGATCAGTTAAAACAAATGTAccgttttacttaaaataataattaaatgccTGAGAAGAATTACTACGGGTCAGGTGACCACACATTACGATTTTGATggataattaaataatagtgcatTACGTCAGTTGCCGGAAAAGAAGGGCTTACAGGCTGAGTAGGTATATTCGGCTTTAACATCTTCGCTTCGGCAATTAACGTAACTCGTAATAATCACACTTCGTAAATGATCTAAAGACGGCTACCGTAGTGAACGTCCTAAGTCCACACCCACATCACTTTTGTCTGACCTAATTTTGAAATAGTACTTACAACAACGCcatcatcagaaaaaaaaacatgcataaCGGTTTACAGTTTTACACAGACAAtggcgcccctattaatttAGATTCCTTTTTGCCAGACTATAGTGCGGTAAATATCACCGATTAAAACGTTACctcaaacaattaaaaaaaagtttaagtgcggaatttaaaaaatatacttgtGTATAAGAGCTTTTTCacatttcaaaatgagttcggACAAAAGTGAGGTGGGTGTGGATTTAAAGCCGGATATACCTACTCAGCCTGTAAGCCCTTAATATTCTTTCCTGGCATctgacgtaatgtactattatttaattatccATCAAAATCCTAATGTGTGGTCACCTGGCCCTTAGTATTTCTTCGCAGgcttttgattattattttaagtaaaacggTACATTTATTTTAACTGATCGATGGAGCAATagttagtaaatattttttactaaagaGTAGACTATAGCAATTGTCTATTTAACAACCAAATGTTACGTAAATTGATTTCTTTTTATGACAAACGTTTCAATTGAGGGACCAGCTTTAATCGATTGAAACTTTTGAATGGCATCTTTTACAAACTAAAGCTTGAATTTACAATGATTCGAGTACTTTTACTAACTCTCAGTCAAAcctgtattttaaataatactattgTCCTCTCTTAATGTGAACTTACCGCGATCAATTGAGGGACCACATTCTTCATGCATTTTTTTCGTATTGAGTTAGTAGAAAGGAGTCACAATGAATGATATTAGTTTTACAAATCTTTTACTAAGAGTAGTCATTTACAGAAGTTGTAAATTTGAAGTGGATTATGAAATATGGATACCTGACATGCACGACTGAGGGTCCACCTTTAACGGATTGTAACTTTTGAGtgcctacttttacaaattattggttAAATTTACAATCGTTtcagaacttttactaaagacTGACACATTCAAAAGCTCGAAATTCCAACGTGGACCCTCAATGGGAACGCACATAGACAAGAGCCCGTCTCCTAAGAATATGACGATGATGATAatgtaaattaaaatcattttaaattgtaCGTTAAAATAACAAACAGCATCATCTAATATATGATTTGGTCATGTTTGCCGTATTGGTCCTTCCACCCATCTTGAGAATGAATCTCATTTGGGCTCGCCACTATTTCTCCGCAACTGTCAACACGTCTGATCGCTATCCCTGTATCGACCGCATTGAGTTTGAGAAAGTCTAAAAAAATGCGCCGTACGCTAGTCCCGCAACTTCTCTCACTCTCCTTTGTCGCTTACCCTGCCCCCCCGTACCTACTGTGCAGGCGAGGACTGAGGTGACGAGTAACCTATAGATACTTGTTTAAAGTATTTATACTAGAAACCATACTTAATATCCAAAAAAGTTAACAATATGTTGCCAAAGAAAGGAAATTTTGTAATATGCAATATCATAACACTTCATTATGAATTCAACATTAGATTCAACAAATTATTGCTTAAACAAAAAATCTTAATAAATCCAAATTAAACGGatatatacttatttaaaatagatttgaacaacaaaatttaatattattatttacactGATAGTGATAATATGTATAACGATTATAGTTTCTAGAATAGTTAAGACGCGTAGGCTCGGGTACTTTGATGGTGTTGTTATAATCATATTTCAACAGCAGTGGATGATTATTTCACAATCACAACtacattataagtattataacatgTCACATCttattttagttacaacttactgtactttcagtacagatagacCAGTTTGAAGAAGAAACCGAAGAAACAGAAtcattttaaccacgcatttctgagacAGAGGAATTTTATAAAGTATTATCTTTTTACTATTTTAGaatatttcacataaaaaacaaatattttcataaaactggcacttaaaataagttTTGACGTTTTTATTTTCTTCTAACTTTTATTAGGTAGTAATGACATGTACTTTTGTATTCAATAACATCTCAAATATTG
This genomic stretch from Leguminivora glycinivorella isolate SPB_JAAS2020 chromosome Z, LegGlyc_1.1, whole genome shotgun sequence harbors:
- the LOC125240760 gene encoding uncharacterized protein LOC125240760 isoform X2, whose product is MRERIPVFKMADDFDKETPDLMEKQVIMENELEFSVTVIKKEVLNFYDSEFESTTSSVQDRKPYLQEEIPDNKVFQDQFLNSNKIILGSKPNIVYDDGDHLENSVQDYPPRVNDEFFEKDPNFNPDSIDENYFEELVTSYEPKVELLDIQSYLHKSRRYCDTCGILFPELNAFEKHVQVFHKETDFNEHRVYKCTFCDKKCVSLNVLKKHIINMHTFNNGKLPKVSKHRRVFYKPMRQHRCTICSKKFVAPHVLKKHLINIHKINYEEVPHQSNPNTKTNIDSQIVNQEKPSGWSINCFHCKKTFDTQKCLIEHLYDILQMKRKNTEIVPVLKSILFKCNKCDIHFTTSQFAANHTEHMEMLINWKCTICNRIFKKEDALSHERQHSVSNNFVVYNMENVDVTKILYKCSKCEVLFAESSFLYHFRDCGLEVSKFIYCKICNMSLDYNLKTSHESDHMEPNYRNLIIKSDVISDNPVKTTTYKYQANNNSQKIQNPFREVKVVLEKIDSNKINKCNVMYNNNTAPKDNASGLYSTTNTTERDKNKEHFRQKRHLTYYYCGTCKCFVSKLKRKIHLEARCKKMTKETCERCGLTFTTASMLTHRSLHKERKDLTLKSFKFFNLYDGQSINPAMPGVVNTKRTAALGRRNMTYYYCETCQCFSTKFSKTYKFHKRRMCKKITKATCKHCGLTFTTASIMTHTRLHEERKGLTVKNFKLFNLYNGQPIDPPVPESIILKQLANNGAETEHTKRPVNNGGMSKKINLKYYFCETCKCSVTNFKKNVHLEARCKDLNTSICKYCGLTFTTGSMTTHMRLHQAIKGLTFKSFKFFNLFSGLRISPPIREVTNLNPHVDTLTDLEPNSCEQTSNKQQELQIDNNESRFCFTTETSVTNQEKVVMCRKANLTYYYCETCKCCVRKTKRNIHLKALCKRFPKVTCKHCGMSVTAKSLTAHMRLHEENSDLSLKNFKIFNLYNGLRMRLPVPDNTSIKGNMNNAASVEKNKGSAKNKKNWKTRRNFTYYYCETCKCSVTKFKKDFHLEARCSKITKIICELCGLMFTKQSMITHRRLHEEKSDLSLKNLKFFNLYNGKPMDPPVLEVAQKAICYKAELVNVKQPTNVTEAKNLCVIQHNNDEDNLDNINRPVNIEGTYLCSQPSINNETDVENINRISINQARNENDTQSINTIADVDNLICPVNNEAIVSNTKYKYLSNIQATVESIIGLVNSNADVECVTQSANIEAENLNILHPSSDHIEIENVKKLVNNETDNLKGSLSVETSFENLIRPIKNYTKLENLVHLTSEAEDVNTKLPLNFKASSDNNAQYESIDLHEENEVEASGRPTNVGSTVAEIERPVSYDDDNDMRDETEYIELTVDFEPEDLKTTHLSNVHIEADFENCIKPINNNSRVENLVPLTNSEVEDTNLELPSNWKAPSESKAQDESINQYEENEVKDIGRPTKVESSVPETKRSIIYDDDNNISTKLSQTYYYCKTCKCFVTQFRKNTHIKARCKNLAKTACKHCGLTFTNGSIMTHLRLHEKMEDFTLNHFKFVNLFSGQPMSSHDQDIKGFKQSEDPVITNKTQLSPNESEALHSKIHREADNWRTNINMILYYCETCECLVTKSRKGFHLKARCKNIDKVTCESCGLTITKNSIETHICQHKENKDLTLNNFKIYNLQNGQPMNSRKPEELNKKLNVPVKATNEAEIMQTKQPLRIEGKRLKRNLKYYFCETCKCFVSIFTQKVHLQAQCNSLSKITCKLCSLRFTAASMKTHKRLHKENKDLSVNNFKLYDLYSGRPIDLPMPKLNNRKQLVDECNLSNYFCVTCKCFEIQSRKSSHIQDNCINITALPCKYCGLKFSSSSFELHNRLHEERKNLTLKNFKFFDLHNGQPRNPPLPDYPKCTSCAVHFLTVTAKNNHICNDVSSLTCHICEIKLSEAAFKLHMSFHQYITDNTKVMESKNSQSTVSVITSNLDQITDKHETENNEGDSSKHECHQTELHTNDATLLNAPDSMEYIVYTCRNCSVSVDTYDKAVEHSQSHYESEENVINTIVCNICNLNIDEECYKAHQTVHEKGILLKLLHFDSYYLPADNNLWIKHIFEKCSSEEIINILSTSIYRFECRIKMDVIQHGDPTLTVYKCNQCNCFIEPSSLFKHSENACFKLRYHPCTICSIPFNSSASRIEHEKIHNRLDISMQSYRIVVFNRERDLEINRSFCLRKNHVLYKCRNCNVIISKLQDIHKCDFINVKQCPDCALLLNMEYYESHMNMHKEFVSFNYSNMKVILIGEANSLEMKIEMDSKFKFKGAVYDYRLFVCNACEICIKNEDVMPKHICRFGKQRSKCIECGLYFSAGRLKTHTKSHEQDPHFLRSNMYIIPFDPCTVDKNKNDTKLYTKDNDSDLSASNTDTDSDAEILRANENYTSAVDDTIAVTMTSDSEPIEEEIAKLYKCTCQLHFLNVDSISRHFGVCKSNPKIPKLKCQKCDLLFTPNVLFTHILTHHNNNGRRFKYDIIEIDCNQTNMIQ
- the LOC125240760 gene encoding uncharacterized protein LOC125240760 isoform X1, coding for MNLADPGDPIFKMADDFDKETPDLMEKQVIMENELEFSVTVIKKEVLNFYDSEFESTTSSVQDRKPYLQEEIPDNKVFQDQFLNSNKIILGSKPNIVYDDGDHLENSVQDYPPRVNDEFFEKDPNFNPDSIDENYFEELVTSYEPKVELLDIQSYLHKSRRYCDTCGILFPELNAFEKHVQVFHKETDFNEHRVYKCTFCDKKCVSLNVLKKHIINMHTFNNGKLPKVSKHRRVFYKPMRQHRCTICSKKFVAPHVLKKHLINIHKINYEEVPHQSNPNTKTNIDSQIVNQEKPSGWSINCFHCKKTFDTQKCLIEHLYDILQMKRKNTEIVPVLKSILFKCNKCDIHFTTSQFAANHTEHMEMLINWKCTICNRIFKKEDALSHERQHSVSNNFVVYNMENVDVTKILYKCSKCEVLFAESSFLYHFRDCGLEVSKFIYCKICNMSLDYNLKTSHESDHMEPNYRNLIIKSDVISDNPVKTTTYKYQANNNSQKIQNPFREVKVVLEKIDSNKINKCNVMYNNNTAPKDNASGLYSTTNTTERDKNKEHFRQKRHLTYYYCGTCKCFVSKLKRKIHLEARCKKMTKETCERCGLTFTTASMLTHRSLHKERKDLTLKSFKFFNLYDGQSINPAMPGVVNTKRTAALGRRNMTYYYCETCQCFSTKFSKTYKFHKRRMCKKITKATCKHCGLTFTTASIMTHTRLHEERKGLTVKNFKLFNLYNGQPIDPPVPESIILKQLANNGAETEHTKRPVNNGGMSKKINLKYYFCETCKCSVTNFKKNVHLEARCKDLNTSICKYCGLTFTTGSMTTHMRLHQAIKGLTFKSFKFFNLFSGLRISPPIREVTNLNPHVDTLTDLEPNSCEQTSNKQQELQIDNNESRFCFTTETSVTNQEKVVMCRKANLTYYYCETCKCCVRKTKRNIHLKALCKRFPKVTCKHCGMSVTAKSLTAHMRLHEENSDLSLKNFKIFNLYNGLRMRLPVPDNTSIKGNMNNAASVEKNKGSAKNKKNWKTRRNFTYYYCETCKCSVTKFKKDFHLEARCSKITKIICELCGLMFTKQSMITHRRLHEEKSDLSLKNLKFFNLYNGKPMDPPVLEVAQKAICYKAELVNVKQPTNVTEAKNLCVIQHNNDEDNLDNINRPVNIEGTYLCSQPSINNETDVENINRISINQARNENDTQSINTIADVDNLICPVNNEAIVSNTKYKYLSNIQATVESIIGLVNSNADVECVTQSANIEAENLNILHPSSDHIEIENVKKLVNNETDNLKGSLSVETSFENLIRPIKNYTKLENLVHLTSEAEDVNTKLPLNFKASSDNNAQYESIDLHEENEVEASGRPTNVGSTVAEIERPVSYDDDNDMRDETEYIELTVDFEPEDLKTTHLSNVHIEADFENCIKPINNNSRVENLVPLTNSEVEDTNLELPSNWKAPSESKAQDESINQYEENEVKDIGRPTKVESSVPETKRSIIYDDDNNISTKLSQTYYYCKTCKCFVTQFRKNTHIKARCKNLAKTACKHCGLTFTNGSIMTHLRLHEKMEDFTLNHFKFVNLFSGQPMSSHDQDIKGFKQSEDPVITNKTQLSPNESEALHSKIHREADNWRTNINMILYYCETCECLVTKSRKGFHLKARCKNIDKVTCESCGLTITKNSIETHICQHKENKDLTLNNFKIYNLQNGQPMNSRKPEELNKKLNVPVKATNEAEIMQTKQPLRIEGKRLKRNLKYYFCETCKCFVSIFTQKVHLQAQCNSLSKITCKLCSLRFTAASMKTHKRLHKENKDLSVNNFKLYDLYSGRPIDLPMPKLNNRKQLVDECNLSNYFCVTCKCFEIQSRKSSHIQDNCINITALPCKYCGLKFSSSSFELHNRLHEERKNLTLKNFKFFDLHNGQPRNPPLPDYPKCTSCAVHFLTVTAKNNHICNDVSSLTCHICEIKLSEAAFKLHMSFHQYITDNTKVMESKNSQSTVSVITSNLDQITDKHETENNEGDSSKHECHQTELHTNDATLLNAPDSMEYIVYTCRNCSVSVDTYDKAVEHSQSHYESEENVINTIVCNICNLNIDEECYKAHQTVHEKGILLKLLHFDSYYLPADNNLWIKHIFEKCSSEEIINILSTSIYRFECRIKMDVIQHGDPTLTVYKCNQCNCFIEPSSLFKHSENACFKLRYHPCTICSIPFNSSASRIEHEKIHNRLDISMQSYRIVVFNRERDLEINRSFCLRKNHVLYKCRNCNVIISKLQDIHKCDFINVKQCPDCALLLNMEYYESHMNMHKEFVSFNYSNMKVILIGEANSLEMKIEMDSKFKFKGAVYDYRLFVCNACEICIKNEDVMPKHICRFGKQRSKCIECGLYFSAGRLKTHTKSHEQDPHFLRSNMYIIPFDPCTVDKNKNDTKLYTKDNDSDLSASNTDTDSDAEILRANENYTSAVDDTIAVTMTSDSEPIEEEIAKLYKCTCQLHFLNVDSISRHFGVCKSNPKIPKLKCQKCDLLFTPNVLFTHILTHHNNNGRRFKYDIIEIDCNQTNMIQ